One segment of Pseudodesulfovibrio sp. 5S69 DNA contains the following:
- a CDS encoding helix-turn-helix domain-containing protein, protein MKSAQQKLVDDVGIYLSVVRKRKGLTQESVARKLGHTTSNFVSRVEKGKGPIPVGKIGAFAEAYGISSVSFGRLVLAAMHPEVYETFLMLLKLDEPLTKAAAGCHGVKEKTRHERERKLETLMRRDALDEMWGFLAANRDFLPKNTWSKRAVEWTSIENIE, encoded by the coding sequence ATGAAAAGTGCGCAGCAGAAATTGGTGGATGACGTCGGGATATATTTGTCGGTGGTCAGGAAACGGAAAGGGTTGACCCAGGAAAGCGTGGCCCGGAAGCTCGGGCACACCACTTCGAACTTTGTGAGCCGGGTGGAAAAGGGCAAGGGCCCGATTCCCGTGGGCAAGATCGGGGCGTTTGCCGAGGCGTACGGAATTTCCTCGGTGTCATTCGGACGGCTTGTCTTGGCCGCGATGCATCCCGAAGTCTACGAGACATTCCTGATGCTCCTCAAACTGGACGAGCCACTCACAAAGGCTGCGGCAGGTTGCCATGGCGTGAAGGAGAAGACCCGGCATGAGCGGGAGCGAAAGTTGGAAACCCTCATGCGCAGGGACGCCCTGGACGAGATGTGGGGATTTCTTGCCGCGAACCGCGATTTTCTCCCCAAGAACACTTGGTCAAAGCGGGCGGTCGAATGGACGTCCATTGAGAATATTGAGTGA
- a CDS encoding efflux RND transporter periplasmic adaptor subunit, with protein sequence MTCKTSFAVIVFTAILLLACPFAHGQEMHGVDSATAAVATVFQGKVYCSMTYPVKLPYSGELLEKKTSVGQLVKKNDVLMKVRLKRKDALSLEARLDKKVEFTRQELDIKKWTARLKTLSEQLESSKALSKQGLAPGKGVAFLEDQISLIKFQIEQTRNELAQEKKRAADDRDLIAEMLGQKGARKLDTSLMYVRSPIAGYVIWENTGVELGAIVDDSVFAIGVMDPMTIRTQIYEADMYRLKIGDTAEVILEFNPEKVMKAKLVSMSWLPVDTNIGAPSYYAAELEIANPDNILKEGYKVRIMFMENEKTDVK encoded by the coding sequence ATGACCTGTAAAACTAGCTTTGCTGTGATAGTTTTCACGGCCATACTGCTGTTGGCCTGCCCGTTTGCTCATGGGCAGGAGATGCATGGAGTCGATTCTGCTACGGCTGCAGTGGCGACAGTCTTTCAGGGGAAGGTCTATTGCTCGATGACGTATCCTGTAAAGTTGCCCTACTCCGGTGAGTTGCTCGAGAAAAAGACGAGCGTTGGCCAACTGGTGAAAAAAAATGACGTGCTGATGAAAGTGCGGCTCAAGCGCAAAGATGCTCTGAGTTTGGAAGCGAGGCTGGACAAGAAAGTTGAATTTACTCGTCAGGAACTGGATATCAAGAAGTGGACAGCCAGACTCAAGACGTTGAGTGAACAGCTGGAGTCGAGCAAAGCCTTGAGTAAGCAAGGCTTGGCACCGGGAAAAGGTGTTGCCTTCCTGGAAGACCAGATTTCGCTCATCAAATTTCAGATTGAGCAAACAAGGAATGAGTTGGCTCAAGAAAAGAAACGGGCTGCGGACGACAGAGATCTGATCGCGGAAATGCTTGGGCAGAAAGGTGCCCGAAAATTGGATACGTCATTGATGTATGTCCGCTCTCCCATTGCTGGCTATGTTATTTGGGAAAATACCGGCGTGGAGTTGGGGGCGATCGTTGATGATTCCGTTTTTGCCATCGGAGTAATGGATCCGATGACTATCCGGACACAGATATATGAAGCGGACATGTATCGCTTGAAGATTGGCGATACCGCTGAGGTCATTTTGGAATTCAATCCAGAAAAAGTTATGAAAGCCAAGCTGGTATCCATGTCGTGGCTGCCGGTTGACACCAACATAGGAGCTCCGTCCTATTATGCTGCGGAATTGGAGATAGCTAATCCCGACAATATCCTGAAGGAGGGATACAAGGTCAGGATTATGTTCATGGAAAATGAAAAAACCGATGTGAAGTAA
- a CDS encoding helix-turn-helix domain-containing protein: protein MSNAPTLLTINEVACFLRVHRATISRLIGAGALPHLAVGSRKLVLKEDLLAFIDNRKRLAANSPREG, encoded by the coding sequence ATGTCCAATGCACCGACGCTGCTCACTATCAACGAAGTCGCCTGCTTTCTGCGGGTTCACCGAGCGACTATTTCGCGCCTGATCGGGGCTGGCGCCTTGCCCCATCTCGCGGTAGGATCCCGCAAGCTTGTCCTGAAAGAGGACCTGCTGGCGTTCATTGACAACCGAAAACGCTTGGCGGCGAACAGTCCGAGGGAGGGATAG
- a CDS encoding ABC transporter permease gives MITVRDLIHISVRQVFRQRRRSLGVVLAIALGTAGLLAVMAMGDEVKKKLNHDLDLLGGATLIKMGFDEEKHPGTRDKFFTDETQEALRALQGVDVVSAATEKINWVPMFVNDKKYVVPVQGVDAGYWSANSLEPVSGFLFDKSFVGKRALVCVIGEELAESLFGEENALGNYIHIGKEMYKVLGVVGGLQIGQRKSYAFVPLTTAIDRSGKDYRSDRIYLRCKTWDDVKPVADALLATVKAHQSADYLVIEVSWEQLHRLVLIVWWVQLFIFVSIGATLTLGGFGIWNGMMSSVIARTREIGLKKAMGAEGRDIKSQFLCEAFCLSLSAAILGVVLGYWVVEFTSHFLGSTPSRDVFMNYAGMSIVFSGLLGLVTGYYPALRASRLDAVTAIRFE, from the coding sequence ATGATCACAGTTCGAGACCTGATACATATTAGCGTCCGTCAGGTGTTTCGACAGCGGCGGCGCAGCCTTGGCGTGGTGTTGGCCATTGCCTTGGGAACAGCAGGTCTGCTTGCCGTCATGGCTATGGGCGATGAGGTCAAAAAAAAGCTTAATCACGACCTTGATCTTCTCGGTGGCGCGACTCTTATCAAGATGGGCTTTGATGAGGAAAAGCATCCCGGAACCAGAGACAAATTCTTTACCGATGAGACTCAGGAAGCCTTGCGGGCATTGCAGGGCGTTGATGTCGTCAGTGCGGCAACGGAGAAGATTAATTGGGTCCCAATGTTTGTTAACGACAAGAAGTATGTCGTACCTGTTCAGGGTGTTGATGCCGGTTATTGGTCCGCGAACAGCCTGGAGCCCGTCTCCGGATTTTTGTTCGACAAATCCTTTGTGGGAAAACGCGCTCTTGTCTGCGTGATAGGTGAAGAACTCGCGGAGTCTTTGTTTGGCGAGGAAAATGCCTTGGGCAACTATATTCATATCGGCAAGGAGATGTACAAGGTCCTTGGAGTCGTCGGAGGGCTCCAGATCGGGCAGCGCAAGTCGTATGCTTTTGTCCCATTGACGACGGCCATTGACCGGAGCGGCAAAGACTACCGCTCAGACAGGATATACCTACGTTGCAAAACGTGGGACGATGTCAAACCCGTGGCCGATGCACTGCTGGCCACGGTCAAAGCCCACCAGTCTGCCGACTATCTTGTTATTGAAGTCTCATGGGAGCAACTGCATCGTCTGGTGCTCATCGTATGGTGGGTGCAGTTGTTCATTTTTGTCTCAATCGGAGCAACTCTGACACTCGGCGGGTTTGGGATCTGGAATGGGATGATGAGTTCCGTCATTGCCAGGACCCGAGAGATAGGATTGAAAAAGGCGATGGGAGCCGAAGGGAGAGACATCAAGAGCCAGTTCCTCTGTGAAGCCTTTTGCCTGAGCCTCAGCGCCGCCATCCTTGGTGTAGTGCTAGGCTATTGGGTAGTTGAATTTACCAGTCATTTCCTGGGGAGCACTCCTTCTAGAGATGTGTTCATGAACTATGCCGGAATGAGTATTGTCTTTTCCGGATTGCTTGGACTTGTTACTGGCTATTATCCGGCGTTGAGGGCATCGAGATTGGATGCCGTGACCGCAATACGGTTCGAGTAG
- a CDS encoding ABC transporter ATP-binding protein — protein sequence MKPDPIIDVKNLRKEYVTPAGKVPVLTGVDINIYPGEMVSIMGPSGCGKSTFLYIMGMLQPATSGSYKILGRDVLGLNNKERAGFRRDNLGFVLQTCNLFENSTVYENLEYPLIYGKTPRSMRADIIEESLAEVNLSHRIHHATNRLSGGEQQRVAIARALVNRPQVLLGDEPTGQLDRKTGDKIMKYFEKIVSNKGKAMVLVTHDTEVAKRCTRSFLLEDGVLKEQ from the coding sequence ATGAAACCAGATCCTATCATTGATGTGAAAAATCTTCGGAAGGAGTATGTTACTCCGGCGGGTAAGGTACCCGTGCTGACTGGGGTTGATATCAACATCTATCCGGGAGAAATGGTCTCCATCATGGGACCGTCTGGCTGCGGGAAGTCAACCTTTCTGTACATCATGGGGATGTTGCAACCCGCCACATCCGGCAGCTACAAGATTCTCGGGCGAGACGTACTCGGCCTGAACAACAAGGAGAGGGCTGGATTCAGGCGGGACAATCTTGGTTTCGTGCTTCAGACCTGCAACTTGTTTGAAAATTCAACTGTTTATGAAAATCTTGAGTATCCTCTTATCTATGGAAAGACACCGAGGTCCATGCGAGCGGACATTATAGAAGAATCCCTGGCGGAAGTGAATTTGTCGCACAGGATTCATCACGCCACGAACCGTCTGTCCGGCGGTGAGCAGCAGCGTGTCGCCATCGCCCGTGCCCTGGTGAATCGCCCCCAGGTTTTGCTAGGGGACGAGCCGACGGGGCAGCTTGATCGCAAGACTGGTGACAAAATTATGAAATATTTTGAGAAAATTGTTTCGAACAAGGGGAAGGCCATGGTATTGGTCACCCATGATACGGAAGTCGCAAAGCGTTGTACGCGCAGCTTTCTTCTTGAAGACGGAGTATTGAAGGAGCAATAG
- a CDS encoding DNA-methyltransferase, which yields MSETKVTIYGQGPWEDDEYGRRYQADAYVLLECLDPHCVDAVITDPPYEINIRNQAWDRRDIHIDWLAYQFARVTKPKGYVLVFGSDLQFGTWYRELGKYFTQLRKFAWPKTNPDGLKKGNLGDFAEAFELAIHASNEGSWFRKGRKGKLNYKVTGVPQGRHRAMYETKTGETKALHPTQKHLEVLHYLIDAFTRKGDTILDPFAGIHTTAIAASHMGRRYITNDITPYYKWADPGSILQGWLDNRKE from the coding sequence ATGTCTGAAACAAAGGTCACGATATATGGGCAAGGCCCATGGGAAGACGACGAATATGGGCGGCGTTATCAGGCGGACGCATATGTTCTGCTGGAGTGTCTCGACCCGCATTGCGTGGACGCGGTCATCACTGATCCACCCTACGAAATTAATATCAGGAACCAAGCCTGGGACCGGCGGGATATTCATATCGACTGGTTGGCGTATCAATTCGCGCGGGTGACCAAGCCCAAAGGCTACGTCCTTGTTTTCGGGTCGGACTTGCAGTTCGGCACTTGGTACCGGGAGCTTGGCAAGTATTTCACGCAGCTCAGAAAATTCGCCTGGCCCAAGACTAACCCGGATGGATTGAAGAAGGGGAACCTGGGAGATTTCGCGGAAGCTTTCGAGCTTGCGATTCACGCTTCGAACGAAGGTTCGTGGTTTCGGAAAGGCAGAAAGGGGAAACTGAATTACAAGGTCACGGGTGTTCCTCAAGGGCGTCATCGGGCCATGTACGAGACGAAGACCGGCGAGACCAAGGCCCTCCATCCCACGCAAAAGCATCTTGAGGTGTTGCACTATCTCATTGATGCGTTCACCAGGAAGGGCGACACGATCCTGGACCCGTTTGCGGGGATCCACACCACGGCAATCGCGGCCTCCCACATGGGGCGGAGATATATCACGAACGACATAACGCCGTATTACAAGTGGGCCGATCCTGGTTCCATCCTCCAAGGGTGGCTGGATAACAGGAAAGAATAA
- a CDS encoding integrase, which produces MATVTIATRSLKKGKSYVVHFKDPETGKKVYYKSFRRKDKAQEEVNRLRTLLDSGTLPNKDSRQPKQQALPSFGQAALLCQTEWDRKLGEGKIGEASHAGYGYLLTPILKEWKHTLLLDLTEEIIRDYRIGIAKKTRAKLVAKGEKGDNCNVLANRRLFVIKQVFAQAAKHGLIEKDIARDIPSLSEKDSERKNAQKPLEIEELLAAARQRRAKHYLPLAILLAVEHGCSTQEVLSLKWADVDLAENHITFHRTKNGVTRTHRIMPRTHEAIAARLEHLTRYREKRAVRAKGDFVVGNMDGTPFKSLKTAWKGLCIDHDFDDLHFHDHRHTYCTNMLKAGCTLKETSVMIGHKTLRMTDRYSHLEGVLEDGPQDRLAARYAMTGTDNTPSEAADT; this is translated from the coding sequence GTGGCTACCGTTACTATCGCGACGCGTTCGCTGAAGAAAGGCAAATCTTATGTTGTCCACTTCAAAGACCCGGAAACGGGCAAGAAAGTGTACTACAAAAGTTTTAGAAGGAAAGACAAGGCGCAGGAAGAAGTTAACCGACTTCGCACCCTGCTGGACAGCGGAACGCTGCCGAACAAGGACAGTCGGCAACCGAAGCAGCAGGCCCTGCCCTCTTTTGGGCAGGCGGCCCTGCTGTGCCAGACCGAATGGGATCGAAAGCTGGGGGAAGGCAAGATCGGCGAAGCAAGTCATGCTGGGTATGGCTACCTGCTGACCCCAATCCTGAAGGAATGGAAGCACACCCTGTTGCTTGACCTCACCGAAGAAATCATCAGGGACTACCGTATCGGCATTGCCAAAAAAACGCGGGCAAAGCTGGTCGCCAAAGGCGAAAAGGGCGACAACTGCAACGTTCTTGCGAACCGGCGCCTGTTCGTCATCAAGCAGGTGTTCGCCCAGGCTGCAAAGCACGGCTTGATCGAAAAGGACATTGCGCGGGACATCCCCTCTCTGTCGGAAAAAGACAGTGAACGGAAGAACGCCCAGAAGCCGCTTGAGATTGAAGAACTGCTTGCGGCGGCCCGTCAGCGTAGGGCGAAACATTACCTGCCCCTAGCGATCCTGCTGGCGGTTGAGCACGGATGCAGCACACAAGAAGTCCTCAGTCTCAAGTGGGCCGATGTGGACCTTGCGGAAAACCACATCACGTTCCACCGAACCAAAAACGGGGTGACCCGAACCCACAGGATCATGCCCCGTACCCATGAAGCTATCGCGGCTCGGTTGGAGCACCTGACGCGGTACCGGGAAAAACGCGCCGTGAGGGCCAAGGGGGACTTCGTGGTCGGCAACATGGACGGAACGCCATTCAAGTCGCTCAAGACGGCCTGGAAGGGACTATGCATCGACCACGATTTCGATGACCTTCACTTCCACGATCACCGCCACACCTATTGCACGAATATGCTGAAGGCAGGCTGCACGCTCAAGGAAACCAGCGTGATGATCGGCCACAAGACCCTGCGTATGACGGACCGGTACAGCCACCTTGAAGGCGTGCTGGAAGACGGTCCTCAGGATCGCTTGGCCGCCCGCTATGCCATGACCGGCACGGACAATACGCCGTCGGAAGCGGCGGACACATAG
- a CDS encoding aminotransferase class I/II-fold pyridoxal phosphate-dependent enzyme: MQSYFHNRGFNSLVEKCRRDGIYVFFQEIDSSIGYEVMTGGKRVIMVGSNDYLGLTQHPRVGEASQKAIERWGSGPGGSRFLCGNLSIITELEETVAALLGKKGAVVHTTGFLANAGTFTCLADPCDLLLCDRDSHASIFEGAFNSRAKMRTFAHNDMDDARKILKRSMERHPEAVRVAVTEGVFSMSGSIADLPGLIALKREDPSLIVYLDDAHGLGVMGDGRGTAHHFSVTQDVDVIMGTFSKALASIGGFIASDDLGFLEYLKHKSRTLMFSAALPAASAAAALESCKIIREEPERVWKLWENTRKARQGFRDIGLKMVEGDGPVIGVLIGDDAKAFKFSLELLSLGVFALPAVYPAVPKGQSIIRVAFMSTHEDKHIEQVLDCFKKVASSLSVSIAN, encoded by the coding sequence GTGCAATCGTATTTTCATAATCGTGGGTTCAATAGTCTGGTTGAAAAATGTAGGCGTGACGGGATTTATGTTTTTTTTCAGGAAATTGATTCGAGTATTGGGTATGAGGTGATGACCGGTGGCAAAAGAGTCATCATGGTCGGATCCAACGATTATCTGGGGTTAACACAGCACCCTCGGGTCGGCGAAGCTTCTCAAAAGGCAATCGAGCGATGGGGCAGTGGTCCCGGGGGTTCCCGTTTTCTGTGCGGGAACCTGTCCATAATCACCGAACTTGAAGAGACCGTGGCCGCCCTGCTAGGGAAAAAAGGGGCCGTCGTCCATACTACGGGTTTTTTGGCGAATGCTGGAACTTTCACCTGCCTCGCCGACCCTTGTGATCTTTTGTTGTGTGACCGTGACAGTCATGCAAGCATTTTTGAAGGCGCTTTTAATTCAAGGGCTAAAATGCGTACTTTCGCGCATAACGACATGGATGATGCGCGTAAAATTCTGAAAAGGTCCATGGAGAGGCACCCTGAAGCCGTGCGGGTTGCCGTTACGGAAGGCGTGTTCAGCATGTCCGGTTCCATTGCGGATCTGCCCGGTCTGATCGCTCTTAAACGGGAAGATCCAAGTTTGATTGTCTACCTTGACGATGCCCACGGGTTAGGCGTGATGGGGGACGGCAGGGGGACTGCTCATCATTTCAGCGTCACTCAGGATGTCGATGTTATCATGGGGACATTCAGCAAGGCCCTTGCCTCCATTGGAGGGTTCATTGCTAGTGATGATCTCGGGTTCTTGGAATACTTGAAGCACAAAAGCCGGACATTGATGTTTTCCGCGGCATTGCCTGCGGCCAGTGCCGCAGCCGCGCTTGAATCCTGCAAGATCATCCGGGAAGAGCCCGAACGGGTCTGGAAGTTGTGGGAAAATACCAGGAAGGCGCGTCAGGGTTTCAGGGATATCGGCTTGAAAATGGTTGAAGGGGATGGCCCTGTTATCGGCGTTCTGATCGGAGATGACGCGAAAGCGTTCAAGTTTTCTTTGGAGCTGTTGAGTCTAGGCGTTTTTGCCCTGCCCGCAGTCTATCCTGCCGTTCCGAAAGGGCAGTCGATCATTCGAGTAGCGTTTATGAGTACGCACGAAGACAAGCACATTGAACAGGTCTTGGATTGTTTTAAAAAGGTCGCTTCCTCTCTTAGCGTTAGTATCGCCAATTAA
- a CDS encoding nitroreductase family protein has protein sequence MLNFTVDADKCTRCGECAKDCLWGVIEMDGLPVVRPENEARCIECQHCLAVCKPGAVSVFGKDPADSLPLKGMFPDPAKMETLIMGRRSTRRYRKEGVDPVLIRHLLEVVSHAPTAVNRHPVTLTVVDDPAVMDRLRAEVTAEALRMLHGEGFPAGWERMADYVRGCEDGTDILFRNAPHLLVASAPEDSFAPMADCHIAMSYFELLANSHGLGTVWNGIARALLTGIVPQFRTRLGIPEDHLLACAMSFGRPAVKYHRTVQRPGCVIRRADF, from the coding sequence ATGCTGAATTTCACGGTGGATGCGGACAAGTGTACCCGCTGCGGGGAATGCGCGAAGGATTGCCTGTGGGGCGTCATCGAGATGGACGGCCTGCCCGTGGTCCGGCCCGAAAACGAGGCCCGGTGCATCGAGTGCCAGCACTGCCTGGCCGTGTGCAAGCCCGGCGCGGTGAGCGTCTTCGGCAAGGACCCGGCCGACAGCCTGCCGCTCAAGGGCATGTTCCCGGACCCGGCCAAGATGGAGACCCTGATCATGGGCCGCCGCTCCACCCGACGCTACAGGAAAGAGGGTGTGGATCCGGTTCTGATCCGCCATCTGCTGGAGGTCGTCTCCCACGCGCCCACGGCCGTGAACCGCCATCCGGTCACCCTGACGGTGGTGGATGATCCGGCCGTGATGGACCGGCTGCGCGCCGAGGTCACCGCCGAGGCCCTGAGAATGCTGCACGGGGAGGGCTTCCCGGCGGGCTGGGAGCGCATGGCCGACTACGTGCGCGGCTGCGAGGACGGCACGGACATCCTCTTCCGCAACGCCCCGCACCTGCTGGTGGCCTCGGCCCCGGAGGACTCGTTCGCACCCATGGCAGACTGCCATATCGCCATGAGCTATTTCGAACTGCTGGCCAACAGCCACGGCCTGGGCACGGTCTGGAACGGCATCGCCCGCGCCCTGCTCACCGGCATCGTGCCGCAGTTCCGGACCCGGCTGGGCATCCCGGAGGATCACCTCCTGGCCTGCGCCATGTCCTTCGGCAGGCCCGCGGTCAAATACCACCGCACGGTCCAGCGGCCGGGCTGCGTCATCCGTCGGGCGGATTTCTAG
- a CDS encoding TolC family protein encodes MLAIIVAFGCGATSATSPPVHETAGLTSPVGSKAAPVASESFGSRPLTLEECIRLTLEKSPYMDMAQVEINIKKIDAKNQWWRMFPKLKLYVTNNVNLTTKDDKSRNKLSVSFLSGTWDPVGSYLSHDASLLVTKLAKYEKLKTANELIANVIKIYIHAEFFDLIMHEQRELEELGQETLSYLQKMYPDAPVVPLEIRQAEQELKKVSSNRQTFVEQRVYTEMRAKRMMGIPVEQKIVLAKSDFADRVDTAYAPQKISYQELRSSALFAKMNAVRKELSNYGVYAAWADYVPKFTVAVRTPDPISSTTSGKEDFYLTLGINVPLLYWGELGRNIDRAKLAQKSEGYRRQISELTKEDNWYKGLTEVRAMQRDLDLSKVDLELQELALRKSEILFDAGQATYKDLVSAKVAVELKKIKLLSKQQNYLIRKLDAYALTGRLLNHYIEIKDDDL; translated from the coding sequence TTGCTCGCGATTATCGTTGCGTTTGGCTGCGGAGCCACAAGCGCGACTTCGCCCCCTGTCCATGAAACCGCTGGTCTGACATCTCCTGTCGGGAGCAAAGCTGCTCCTGTTGCCTCGGAATCTTTTGGCTCCCGACCACTGACGCTTGAAGAGTGTATCCGGTTGACCTTGGAAAAGTCTCCGTACATGGATATGGCCCAAGTTGAAATCAATATTAAAAAGATTGATGCGAAAAATCAGTGGTGGAGGATGTTCCCCAAGCTGAAGCTGTATGTCACTAATAACGTGAATCTGACAACGAAAGACGACAAGTCGCGAAACAAGTTGTCGGTAAGCTTTCTCAGTGGCACTTGGGACCCCGTTGGATCGTATCTGAGCCATGACGCCAGCCTCCTTGTGACCAAGCTTGCCAAGTATGAAAAACTCAAGACTGCCAATGAGCTTATTGCCAATGTCATTAAAATTTATATTCACGCCGAATTTTTTGATCTGATAATGCATGAACAACGAGAGCTGGAGGAACTCGGGCAGGAGACTCTTTCGTATCTCCAGAAAATGTACCCCGATGCCCCGGTGGTGCCGCTCGAAATCCGTCAGGCTGAACAGGAGCTGAAAAAAGTTTCCAGTAACCGACAGACATTTGTGGAACAGAGAGTCTATACGGAGATGCGTGCTAAACGGATGATGGGCATCCCGGTCGAACAAAAGATCGTTTTGGCAAAGAGTGATTTCGCAGACCGGGTTGATACTGCGTATGCTCCTCAGAAGATATCCTATCAGGAGCTGAGAAGCAGCGCGCTTTTTGCCAAAATGAATGCCGTTCGTAAGGAGCTGTCGAACTACGGCGTCTATGCCGCATGGGCAGACTATGTGCCCAAGTTCACCGTTGCTGTGAGAACCCCGGACCCGATTAGTTCAACGACCTCCGGCAAAGAGGATTTTTATTTGACCCTCGGTATCAATGTTCCGCTTTTGTATTGGGGTGAGCTTGGGCGAAATATCGATAGGGCAAAGCTTGCCCAAAAGAGTGAAGGGTATAGACGTCAGATTTCGGAACTGACAAAAGAAGACAATTGGTACAAGGGGTTGACGGAAGTGCGTGCCATGCAACGTGATCTTGATCTTTCCAAGGTTGATCTGGAGTTACAGGAATTGGCGCTGAGAAAGAGTGAAATTTTGTTTGACGCCGGTCAAGCGACATACAAAGATTTAGTGTCCGCAAAAGTGGCTGTCGAGCTCAAGAAAATCAAACTGTTATCGAAGCAGCAAAACTACCTGATACGCAAACTGGATGCCTATGCCCTGACGGGGCGGTTGTTGAATCACTATATTGAGATCAAAGACGATGACCTGTAA
- a CDS encoding SH3 domain-containing protein: protein MQRTMKKLPLAAALVVLAAGLAWASQLMSVQVRTGQLRDKPGFLSKVVGELEYGDRVDLTVEKGDWRQVKSLGDGRSGWMHFSALTEREIVLHPTDKDVQAAAGSDELALAGKGFNKQVEDRYKRQARLDYARVDEMEKIVVPQKSIRQFILAGRLGGAQ, encoded by the coding sequence ATGCAACGCACGATGAAGAAACTGCCGCTCGCAGCGGCCCTGGTGGTCCTGGCCGCCGGCCTGGCCTGGGCATCACAGCTCATGAGCGTCCAGGTACGCACCGGGCAGCTCCGGGACAAGCCGGGCTTCTTGAGCAAGGTGGTCGGCGAGTTGGAATACGGCGACCGGGTCGATCTGACGGTCGAAAAAGGCGACTGGCGGCAGGTCAAATCCCTGGGCGACGGCCGCTCCGGCTGGATGCACTTCTCCGCCCTGACCGAGCGGGAGATCGTCCTTCACCCCACCGACAAGGACGTGCAGGCCGCCGCCGGTTCGGACGAACTGGCCCTGGCGGGCAAGGGGTTCAACAAGCAGGTGGAGGACCGGTACAAGCGGCAGGCCCGGCTCGACTACGCCCGGGTGGATGAGATGGAGAAAATCGTGGTCCCGCAGAAGTCCATCCGGCAATTCATCCTGGCGGGGCGCCTGGGAGGTGCCCAATGA
- a CDS encoding M48 family metalloprotease, producing the protein MRRRRFLKTLAMTAPLLLSPLAPKAFAGLFDELTDVLPDEVASMLESGKKLISGFEDITPEQEHYIGRSVAAVILSKYPCCNHRNGQRYVNVMGQALAQASDRPETFGGYHFLILDSDEINALSAPGGFVFVTKGLLGCCRSEDAMASVLAHEIGHVQRKHGLQAIQKSRITGGATALALTGTATLSGGTLKEVTQTFDDSIQDITTTMIDSGYSRTFEKEADHDAVVILQRMGYDPNAIVDMLNVMRTRFTPQSKGFARTHPSPKERINNVLATIGTYHRPAAVKPRNDRFASMTKGL; encoded by the coding sequence ATGAGACGCAGGCGCTTCCTGAAGACCCTGGCCATGACCGCGCCGCTCCTCCTCTCCCCCCTGGCGCCCAAGGCCTTTGCCGGGCTGTTCGACGAACTGACCGACGTCCTGCCCGACGAAGTCGCCTCCATGCTCGAGAGCGGCAAGAAGCTCATCTCCGGATTCGAGGACATCACCCCGGAACAGGAGCACTACATCGGCCGCTCCGTGGCCGCCGTGATCCTGTCCAAGTACCCTTGCTGCAACCACCGCAACGGGCAGCGGTACGTCAACGTCATGGGCCAGGCCCTGGCCCAGGCCTCGGACCGGCCCGAGACCTTCGGCGGCTATCATTTCCTGATCCTGGACTCCGATGAGATCAACGCCCTGTCCGCGCCCGGCGGGTTCGTGTTCGTGACCAAGGGGCTGCTCGGCTGCTGCCGATCCGAGGACGCCATGGCCTCGGTGCTGGCCCACGAGATCGGCCACGTGCAGCGCAAGCACGGGCTCCAGGCCATCCAGAAGTCGCGCATCACCGGAGGTGCCACGGCCCTGGCCCTGACCGGCACCGCCACCCTGTCCGGGGGCACGCTCAAGGAAGTGACCCAGACCTTCGACGACTCCATCCAGGACATCACCACGACCATGATCGACAGCGGGTACTCGCGCACCTTCGAGAAAGAGGCCGACCACGACGCGGTGGTCATCCTACAGCGCATGGGCTACGACCCCAACGCCATAGTGGACATGCTCAACGTCATGCGCACACGCTTCACCCCGCAGAGCAAGGGGTTCGCCCGGACCCACCCCTCGCCCAAGGAACGGATCAACAACGTCCTGGCCACGATCGGCACCTATCACCGGCCCGCGGCCGTCAAGCCGCGTAACGACCGGTTCGCGAGCATGACCAAGGGGCTGTAG